From a single Novipirellula caenicola genomic region:
- a CDS encoding metallophosphoesterase family protein translates to MPRLLAIGDIHGCYKALVTLETFVEITPDDTLVTLGDYVDRGPDSRRVLDWLVSKDKTHKLNPLRGNHDLMMAQARLKKDHFQRWLNFGGYEALCSYTIDNKVNADTMNLVPRSHWHFISDRVLPYYETEQYIFVHASYDADVPMSAADDYVLYWEKFSFHPRHVSGKIVVCGHTSQKSGLPIRTENAICIDTRVYDNGWLSCLDVDSKMLWQANQAGETRKFYLDDVC, encoded by the coding sequence CGAAATCACACCTGACGACACCCTTGTCACTCTGGGGGACTACGTCGACCGCGGTCCCGATTCACGCCGCGTGCTGGATTGGTTGGTCAGCAAAGACAAAACCCACAAACTCAATCCATTGCGAGGCAACCACGATCTGATGATGGCGCAAGCGCGTCTGAAAAAAGACCACTTCCAACGTTGGTTAAATTTCGGCGGCTACGAGGCACTTTGCTCGTACACGATCGACAACAAAGTGAACGCCGACACGATGAATCTGGTGCCACGATCCCACTGGCATTTTATTAGCGATCGCGTGCTGCCTTACTATGAAACCGAGCAATACATCTTTGTGCACGCCAGCTATGACGCCGATGTGCCGATGAGCGCGGCGGACGATTACGTGCTGTATTGGGAAAAGTTTAGTTTCCACCCGCGGCACGTTTCGGGAAAAATCGTGGTCTGCGGTCATACCTCACAGAAATCGGGACTGCCCATTCGAACCGAAAATGCGATTTGCATCGATACTCGGGTGTACGACAACGGGTGGCTCAGCTGTCTGGACGTCGATTCGAAAATGCTGTGGCAAGCCAATCAAGCAGGCGAGACTCGCAAGTTTTATCTCGACGACGTTTGTTAA